The following coding sequences are from one Schizosaccharomyces osmophilus chromosome 1, complete sequence window:
- the ubx3 gene encoding UBX domain protein Ubx3, Cdc48 cofactor has translation MNHEDLLTQFCNEFYVESTQAQFFLESTNWNYELAATLLREVLPPDQEEGSGGMDRGITPEPNASRLNSSFPSAFERPNPPSNPATQSKGKNVSRKKIATLKDLQEDEDDPEEKSNLFTGGEKSGLSVQGPDPKRQLVRDIIEKAHQHTASSGMEHEASPPAPEPAFSGSGQRLGTENEPVDPTIQSEGAAAPQPISSQPRNQPASDPETSVRRTLYFWRNGFSVDDGPLYSYDDPANQETLRLINNGRAPLHLLGVTMNQPIDVVVQHRLDEDYREPVKPFSGKGQRLGSTYAPQHTQVPGAFHDRASSQNSEPAKKIEVDESQPSTRIQIRLTNGSRTIITLNLSHTVHDLYEAVRATSPGSFILCVPFPAKTLEDDSSFTIEQASLRNASLVQKQQ, from the coding sequence ATGAATCATGAAGACCTTTTGACTCAATTCTgtaatgaattttatgTTGAAAGCACGCAGGCtcaatttttcttggaatcTACGAATTGGAACTATGAATTGGCCGCTACGTTGCTAAGGGAGGTCTTGCCTCCTGACCAAGAGGAAGGATCTGGAGGTATGGACCGGGGAATTACTCCTGAACCAAATGCCTCAAGGCtgaattcttctttcccGAGCGCTTTTGAGAGGCCTAACCCTCCTTCAAATCCTGCCACACAATCTAAAGGTAAAAATGTTTCTCGAAAGAAGATTGCAACATTAAAAGATCTTCAGGAAGACGAAGATGATCCAGAGGAGAAAtcaaatttgtttactggTGGAGAGAAAAGTGGACTGTCGGTGCAGGGACCCGATCCCAAAAGACAGCTTGTTCGAGATATCATTGAGAAGGCTCACCAGCATACAGCATCTTCTGGCATGGAACACGAAGCATCACCGCCAGCTCCTGAACCCGCCTTCAGTGGATCTGGTCAGCGGTTAGGAACGGAAAATGAACCTGTGGACCCGACCATACAATCGGAAGGAGCTGCTGCTCCTCAACCGATCTCATCGCAGCCAAGAAACCAACCAGCGAGTGATCCTGAAACTTCAGTTCGTCGTACTTTATATTTCTGGAGAAATGGTTTTAGCGTAGATGACGGACCGCTTTACTCATATGATGATCCAGCAAATCAAGAAACTCTTCGGTTAATCAACAACGGCCGTGCTCCACTTCACTTACTTGGCGTTACGATGAATCAGCCCATTGATGTAGTGGTGCAGCATCGTCTTGACGAGGATTACCGAGAACCGGTGAAACCCTTTTCTGGGAAAGGACAGCGCCTTGGAAGTACATATGCACCTCAACACACACAAGTCCCTGGAGCTTTTCATGATCGCGCTTCCTCTCAAAATAGTGAGCCTgccaaaaaaattgaggTTGACGAAAGTCAGCCCTCTACGAGAATCCAAATCCGTTTGACGAATGGTTCAAGAACCATAATCACCTTGAATTTATCTCATACTGTGCACGATCTGTACGAAGCTGTGCGTGCTACCTCACCAGGATCATTTATTTTGTGTGTGCCTTTCCCTGCAAAAACTTTGGAGGatgattcttccttcaCCATTGAGCAAGCCTCTCTACGAAACGCATCTCTCGTTCAGAAGCAGCAATAA
- the met11 gene encoding methylenetetrahydrofolate reductase Met11, translated as MKIVDLIHVLPKGSTYYSFEYFPPKTTVGLENLMSRITRMSNNMLPLFSSVTWGTAGSTANVSVLLSKLLENQHKVPACLHLTCTNVDRKVIDEALETAKNAGIRNILALRGDPPLNGDHWEGKLSDFEHAVDLVRYIRQKYGDYFCIGVAAYPEGHADSNVPELTRDPVHDIPFLVEKVKAGADFIMTQIFYEPNVFIEFEKTLRNHESGVFRDITIIPAVMPIQSFSILKRMTRLCGCSIPESLMKRLEAVKSDDEAVKSIGVEHAVEMINIILQNTDHRVLGFHFCTLNLEKSVARILKNSSLLTHRWEQYESQLKDDKTLKSTRRRLSLEETPELHNHVVIPPDDSLKGISASLRNQPNEAALATHRDSLTADAPFSVSEGSGVLGRQANWDDFPNGRFGDPRSPAYGEIDGYGPTLHFPQQEALRLWGYPVDESDITSLFQRHIKNDIHAIPWIDETVDDETKLISQHLLNVNGRTWWTVGSQPTVNGAPSTDPVFGWGPKGGKVYQKAFIEFFISSKDFESFVKKWHDNEQITYYAGNKKGDFLTNAPNDGASAVTWGVYPGREIIQSTIIAEVSFKAWMNEAFDVWAEWAYLYPKNTATRNLLDHCTNDRWLVSVIHHDYMDNDGLWKALEVA; from the coding sequence atgaaaataGTGGACTTGATTCATGTGCTTCCAAAAGGAAGTACATATTACTCGTTTGAGTATTTTCCTCCAAAGACGACAGTGGGATTGGAAAACTTGATGAGTCGTATTACAAGAATGTCGAATAACATGCTTCCTCTATTTTCTAGTGTTACATGGGGAACGGCCGGTAGTACAGCGAACGTTTCTGTGTTGTTGTCGAAATTGCTTGAAAACCAGCACAAAGTACCGGCTTGTTTGCATTTAACTTGCACAAATGTGGACCGAAAAGTAATTGATGAGGCACTAGAAACAGCCAAGAATGCAGGAATCCGCAACATCTTGGCTTTGCGCGGAGACCCACCTTTGAATGGCGATCATTGGGAGGGAAAGTTGAGTGATTTTGAACATGCAGTTGATTTAGTACGCTATATTCGTCAAAAATATGGTGATTATTTTTGCATTGGCGTCGCAGCATATCCTGAAGGACATGCAGATTCGAATGTTCCGGAATTAACTCGCGATCCCGTTCATGATATTCCTTTCCTTGTTGAAAAGGTGAAGGCGGGTGCAGACTTTATTATGACccaaattttttatgaacCTAATgtatttattgaatttgaaaagacaCTGAGAAATCATGAGTCGGGCGTATTTCGTGATATTACAATCATTCCTGCCGTTATGCCAATCcaatctttttccattcttaAGAGAATGACTCGTCTCTGTGGCTGCAGTATCCCTGAATCATTGATGAAACGTTTAGAAGCTGTCAAATCTGACGACGAAGCCGTCAAATCCATAGGTGTTGAGCACGCCGTGGAAATGATAAACATAATTCTACAAAATACAGACCACCGTGTCCTTggctttcatttttgcaCTCTCAATTTGGAGAAATCAGTAGCCCGAATCCTCAAGAATAGCTCGTTGTTGACTCATCGTTGGGAACAATACGAATCTCAGCTTAAAGACGACAAAACCTTAAAAAGCACCCGTAGGCGTCTTAGTCTGGAAGAAACTCCAGAGCTTCATAATCATGTCGTTATTCCTCCTGATGATTCGCTAAAAGGAATTTCTGCATCTCTTCGTAATCAACCCAACGAAGCTGCGCTCGCTACCCACAGGGACAGTCTTACAGCCGATGCCCCCTTCTCCGTTTCTGAAGGAAGTGGTGTTTTGGGAAGACAAGCAAATTGGGATGACTTCCCCAACGGTCGTTTCGGTGATCCTAGGTCTCCAGCTTATGGTGAGATTGATGGTTATGGTCCTACCTTGCATTTTCCACAACAAGAAGCCCTTCGTCTTTGGGGATATCCCGTGGACGAATCCGACATTACCTCTTTATTCCAGAGGCACATCAAGAACGACATCCATGCTATTCCATGGATTGATGAAACCGTTGATGACGAAACAAAATTGATCTCGCAACATCTTCTCAACGTCAACGGCCGTACTTGGTGGACAGTAGGTAGTCAGCCTACTGTTAACGGTGCTCCTTCTACGGACCCTGTTTTTGGTTGGGGTCCAAAAGGCGGAAAAGTTTATCAAAAGGcatttattgaattttttataagTTCAAAGGATTTCGAAAGCTTTGTCAAGAAGTGGCATGATAATGAACAAATTACTTATTATGCTGGAAATAAGAAGGGCGACTTTCTTACCAATGCACCAAATGATGGGGCCAGCGCCGTCACCTGGGGTGTCTATCCAGGAAGAGAAATTATTCAATCTACTATTATCGCTGAAGTTTCTTTCAAGGCTTGGATGAATGAAGCTTTTGATGTATGGGCTGAATGGGCTTATTTATATCCTAAAAATACAGCAACGAGAAATTTGCTAGACCATTGTACGAACGACAGATGGCTCGTATCCGTTATACACCATGATTATATGGATAATGACGGTCTTTGGAAGGCGCTTGAAGTAGCTTGA
- the rds1 gene encoding ferritin related conserved fungal protein encodes MGFSFTASLLAGAALAKGVLSAQAIPTEFSGVGGVAANLTYNATGDFNTSTQPAAYTPAGGIVPLEPSPTYAPLSDFDYQSLSLALYHEYFEYDLFNYGLTRFSDEEFDAAGINAEYRHLIRFMAQQELGHIELISNMLGPDAPKACQYKYDFDSVGGFLDFAQKQTQWTESGVYGFLEHLDSRAAANLLLQSITTEARQEMSLRQLQGLFPYPVWFETGLPQSFAWTLVSPYIVSCPAENHKVVWQNFPGLHVVSPPTATNFTNGSYPQYPNGTYMYPAAVSTNRTLPLSLPGQIVEFSWEAPGQPIGPNTSYITNTTAKGQPQFAAWISQLNITYTPLNLTGNNSGATYQPSVHLYNDSTQQVINGSSFVVLTDVALPLTPFNLSAINEHIVAGPAVYASG; translated from the coding sequence ATGGGATTTTCATTCACTGCATCACTTTTAGCTGGTGCTGCTTTGGCCAAGGGTGTGCTTTCTGCTCAAGCTATCCCTACCGAGTTCTCCGGTGTCGGTGGAGTTGCCGCTAATTTGACTTACAATGCTACAGGCGATTTCAATACTAGTACGCAGCCTGCAGCATATACTCCTGCTGGTGGTATTGTTCCTTTGGAGCCTAGTCCAACTTATGCTCCTTTGAGTGACTTTGACTATCAATCTCTCTCTTTAGCTTTGTACCACGAGTACTTTGAATATGATCTCTTCAACTATGGTCTTACCAGATTCtctgatgaagaatttgatGCTGCCGGCATTAACGCCGAATACCGTCACTTGATCCGCTTTATGGCCCAACAAGAGCTTGGCCACATCGAGCTTATTTCTAACATGCTTGGCCCTGATGCTCCCAAGGCTTGCCAATACAAGTATGACTTCGACAGCGTAGGTGGTTTCTTGGACTTTGCTCAGAAGCAAACCCAATGGACCGAATCTGGTGTCTATGGCTTCCTTGAGCACCTCGACTCCCGGGCTGCTGCTAACCTTTTGCTTCAATCTATCACCACTGAAGCTCGTCAAGAAATGAGTCTTCGCCAGTTGCAAGGCCTCTTCCCTTATCCCGTCTGGTTTGAAACTGGTCTTCCCCAATCCTTTGCTTGGACTTTGGTGTCTCCTTACATTGTTAGCTGCCCTGCTGAAAACCACAAGGTCGTCTGGCAAAACTTCCCTGGCTTGCACGTTGTCAGCCCTCCTACTGCCACCAACTTCACTAACGGATCTTACCCTCAATATCCTAATGGCACTTACATGTACCCTGCTGCTGTCTCTACCAACCGTACTCTCCCATTGTCTTTGCCTGGACAAATCGTCGAATTCAGCTGGGAGGCTCCCGGACAACCAATTGGTCCCAACACCTCTTACATTACTAATACTACCGCTAAGGGTCAACCTCAATTTGCTGCTTGGATCAGCCAATTGAACATTACTTACACTCCCTTGAACCTTACCGGCAACAACAGTGGTGCTACTTATCAACCAAGCGTTCACCTCTACAACGACTCTACCCAGCAAGTCATTAACGGTTCAAGCTTTGTTGTCTTAACCGATGTCGCTTTGCCTCTCACTCCTTTCAATCTTTCTGCCATTAACGAACACATTGTTGCTGGCCCTGCTGTTTATGCCTCTGGTTAA
- the mrp17 gene encoding mitochondrial ribosomal protein subunit S6: MVLYELFCITRPAVNATRTSAPVSAISVARNCGKTILDSKGVVVDIESMGLKELAKPIKKLNSKHNFGYWWTMSFYSSPTVQQELQRILRLEPTVLRYSLLKKSDKLNHLG, translated from the exons ATGGTTCTTTATGAACTATTTTGTATTACCAGACCTGCTGTAAATGCTACTCGCACGTCTGCTCCT GTATCAGCAATTAGTGTTGCTCGAAATTGTGGAAAAACAATCTTGGATAGCAAAGGCGTAGTCGTTGATATCGAGTCCATGGGGCTTAAGGAGCTTGCCAAGCccataaaaaaattaaatagcAAGCACAACTTTGGATACTGGTGGACAATGTCGTTCTATTCGAGCCCCACTGTTCAACAAGAACTCCAGCGCATTCTTCGTTTGGAGCCAACGGTCCTTCGCTATAGCCTACTCAAGAAGTCCGATAA ATTAAACCATCTTGGTTAA
- the msc1 gene encoding Swr1 complex histone demethylase subunit Msc1, with protein MRKSSLNNFATSQNLFQFPSVDFEHITESAIENSTSSIHSAPTEPISIGQEQKNGLSFESKPISLPSKPSVCKNLLTNGTLQFSQEPSEESFALGLAYISELYTSTKHLGASKILPPPGWSCPFTIDPTTLKFICKDNSPSTRSVLTTILSKDKDKDKELPPTASLSDEKRIADRSDSVVLSYIFVLGKQIDLLQLKQWLQISKKLDMPKYEFWSQAAQFYKLDVNSLETAYSTYESSDSQNVTNGTGFSSSPITRPVKRARRQLQGPKCKVCDQEGSSFVSCYICQSSYHYSCLEAPFAPFADIHYFTCNRCIPDNLKLSWKDVDYHCISSFLDSNYQLESSLSSSISSFRDEFSPLCIHNLNNCIPSSKSKAPERKTRSSKTNDDSSSSFPFGLLNPESHYTYLSRLSPLEQYFWSSSFYLNSSRFETSEQPLIGFCKNKTAFPTNRQSPYYNDPWNLPFLQFAKLSPLKFTPPEILTPTLQFGQMMSCSGWKKNTMSLFGLHYHHSGSPKTWYVIPAEETAKYEKLLFELLPLSLKDQPETIKNSSFLLPLQVILANGINVNTFLQYPNEFVITFPDTIYTSLDHGFNIHEFIPFAAKEWITDKYAQQSFQAYKELCIPTPFSYDHILLANATVDKTVHSAYWLMTCFKERIDTELKLRNNFRKKYASLPWVPIPLESSVMACSHCKTFAYLAAVGINKSAQTFCLLHAGQNLNMKNNDLAISVRYNDEALLEAYDAVVGRAKKAEAWLEKYREAFSNSRPSLKVLKALYNEADTLSCPIQEVEELRSFVHMGQNWLEKASVILKRKAPVKKDKRKMKRNVNESPLDEGISSPTFKYNESEILVELVEEGGKFPFEIQELELLNEKLNLLKSYQSKAKSLMNQQLTYDICLNMVNEGKELQMETPELESFEKQLSFTTWTKNYKEVVNREDFTLQELVDLINRGNEIGIPSDSEEMAQASFIKDKSERWNKQVETFLIQEATPTQKLVELKNEAKQLCVDKILSDRLNEVLFKSVSSHDRLVSLIAGSENAEFEKRPTVDEARNVLSEAEALTSKPDEFLIVQKLVTKTLEWVRKGKRLFGKANAPLEIFNQHLELVDQKDSSAMIDEGSDAHLYVGNEYYIVAGNNPLDFHYCFCRLPESGMMIECEVCHEWYHAKCMKMSKKKLRANEKFVCPVCDYRVEIPRHSHRPPLIELQQMVSDIPSLPFRPAEVDLLKRVVNEAVTFRDRIQNTIQDPSRLSFEDIPIIRFFLRKLEGVEILYTEEINVFRQKLHELLPIAPLPPPFIGESRSNRKPRPTKRQREIMDQVESGKLTSAEGAAAIAATQIRNQTNSVTRLQNVHTLSTTLSPWAMKSLAEAVLSPAPLPTADTLVNEPKLTHPPDAISPDITKITDFNLIDNTEAPVTSTSITDDQDSTAVCLCKQPFAISDGMVQCHTCSEWYHYDCVGLSSEIVSTLSTYTCPECCSKQGKLYPFITRPRSIPSLWASQTYPPSVLQGTTENFATLNKAFTTSANLFDMLTPMDTTSYSSKVDYFVEDKKPDLFTETYLSM; from the coding sequence ATGCGAAAAAGTTCTCTGAACAATTTCGCAACCTCTCAAAATCTGTTTCAATTTCCTTCTGTGGATTTTGAGCACATAACGGAAAGTGCCATAGAAAACAGCACTTCTTCCATTCATTCAGCTCCTACGGAGCCTATATCCATCGGTCAAGAGCAAAAAAACGGTCTTTCCTTTGAATCCAAACCGATTTCTTTACCTTCCAAACCTAGCGTTTGCAAAAACTTACTTACCAATGGAACCCTGCAATTTTCACAGGAACCGTCAGAGGAATCCTTCGCTTTAGGTCTCGCCTACATAAGTGAGCTTTATACTTCTACAAAGCATTTGGGTGCTTCGAAAATCTTGCCACCTCCAGGTTGGTCATGCCCTTTCACCATAGACCCAACAACGCTGAAATTTATATGCAAGGACAATAGCCCTTCCACTCGTTCTGTACTGACTACCATCCTTTCCAAGGACAAGGACAAGGACAAGGAATTGCCCCCCACAGCTTCATTATCTGACGAAAAGCGGATTGCCGATCGATCTGACTCGGTTGTTCTTTCAtatattttcgttttaGGGAAACAAATTGACCTTTTGCAATTAAAGCAATGGCTtcaaatttcaaaaaagctCGATATGCCCAAGTATGAGTTTTGGTCCCAAGCCGCCCAGTTTTATAAGCTAGATGTTAATAGCTTGGAAACGGCTTATTCTACCTACGAGTCTTCTGATTCCCAAAATGTCACTAATGGTACAGGATTTTCTAGTTCACCAATTACTCGTCCCGTAAAACGTGCACGTCGACAATTACAAGGTCCAAAATGCAAGGTCTGTGACCAAGAAGGCTCTTCCTTTGTCAGTTGCTATATTTGCCAATCGAGTTATCATTACTCCTGCTTAGAAGCTCCCTTTGCCCCCTTTGCCGATATCCACTACTTCACTTGTAACCGTTGTATTCCCGATAATCTGAAGCTTTCCTGGAAAGATGTTGATTATCACTGCATTTCTTCATTCCTTGACTCCAACTACCAATTGGAATcctctctttcttcttccatttcttcttttcgtGACGAATTTTCACCGTTGTGTATTCATAATTTAAACAATTGCATCCCCTCATCAAAATCGAAAGCTCCTGAACGAAAAACTCGTTCTTCTAAAACTAATGACGACTCATCCTCGTCCTTCCCTTTTGGTTTACTAAATCCCGAATCTCATTATACTTATCTTTCTCGTTTATCTCCTCTAGAACAGTACTTTtggtcttcttctttttacttaAATTCTTCTAGATTTGAGACATCTGAACAGCCGTTAATTggtttttgcaaaaacaaaactgcTTTCCCAACTAACCGACAAAGCCCTTACTACAATGATCCTTGGAACCTTCCTTTCCTGCAGTTCGCAAAATTGTCTCCATTGAAGTTCACTCCTCCCGAAATTTTAACTCCCACATTACAATTCGGACAAATGATGAGCTGTTCtggatggaaaaaaaatacaatgTCTCTATTTGGTTTACATTACCACCATTCTGGATCCCCAAAGACCTGGTATGTTATACCTGCTGAGGAGACCGCAAAGTACGAGAAGCTGTTATTCGAGCTCCTGCCTCTATCGTTAAAGGATCAGCCagaaacaatcaaaaactcttcatttcttcttcctcttcaagTTATACTGGCGAATGGAATTAACGTGAATACATTTTTGCAATATCCTAATGAATTTGTAATTACGTTTCCTGATACTATTTATACATCCTTGGACCATGGATTTAATATACATGAATTTATCCCCTTTGCTGCTAAAGAATGGATTACTGATAAATATGCTCAGCAATCATTCCAAGCTTATAAAGAACTGTGCATACCTACACCATTTTCGTATGACCACATTTTGTTAGCAAATGCTACTGTGGATAAAACAGTCCATTCGGCTTATTGGCTTATGACATGCTTTAAGGAACGGATAGACACCGAGCTAAAGTTGAGGAACaattttcgaaaaaaatatGCTTCCCTTCCTTGGGTTCCCATCCCGTTAGAGTCATCTGTTATGGCTTGTAGTCATTGTAAAACATTTGCTTATTTGGCTGCTGTCGGGATTAATAAATCGGCTCAAACTTTCTGTTTACTACACGCTGGCCAAAAtttgaatatgaaaaataatgatTTAGCAATTAGCGTCCGATACAACGATGAAGCTTTACTTGAAGCTTATGATGCTGTCGTCGGTCGTGCCAAAAAAGCTGAAGCATGGTTAGAAAAATATCGTGAggctttttccaattctcGTCCTAGCTTAAAGGTTCTTAAAGCTTTATACAATGAAGCGGATACTTTATCTTGTCCTATACAAGAAGTTGAAGAACTTCGGTCGTTTGTTCATATGGGTCAAAACTGGTTGGAAAAAGCTTCTGTTATCCTCAAAAGAAAGGCTCCTGtgaaaaaagacaaaagaaaaatgaaaaggaatgtTAATGAAAGCCCTTTAGATGAAGGAATTTCATCTCCAACCTTTAAATATAATGAATCAGAAATATTGGTTGAGCTAGTTGAAGAAGGAGGtaaatttccttttgaaattcaGGAACTGGAACTTCTAAATGAAAAACTAAACCTACTAAAGTCTTACCAAAGTAAAGCAAAGTCGTTAATGAATCAGCAACTCACTTACGACATATGCTTAAATATGGttaatgaaggaaaagagcTTCAAATGGAAACACCCGAATTAGagtcttttgaaaagcaattatcTTTTACAACTTGgacaaaaaattataaagaaGTTGTTAATAGAGAAGATTTCACTTTACAAGAACTGGTTGATTTAATCAATCGAGGAAACGAAATTGGGATACCTTCCGACAGTGAAGAAATGGCTCAAGCATCAtttataaaagataaatctGAACGATGGAATAAACAGGTTGAAACATTTTTAATTCAAGAAGCCACGCCAACTCAAAAGTTGGTGGAATTAAAAAACGAAGCGAAGCAATTGTGTGTGGATAAGATCCTGAGTGATCGTCTTAACGAGGTTTTGTTCAAATCCGTTTCATCTCATGACCGGCTGGTTTCTTTGATAGCAGGCTCTGAGAATGCTGAATTCGAAAAACGACCTACTGTTGATGAGGCACGGAACGTTTTGAGCGAAGCCGAAGCTCTTACAAGTAAACCCGATGAATTTCTTATAGTTCAAAAGCTTGTTACGAAAACGCTTGAATGGGTTCGTAAGGGTAAACGGTTGTTTGGTAAAGCAAATGCTCCTCTagaaattttcaatcaaCATCTCGAACTTGTGGACCAGAAAGACTCAAGCGCAATGATTGATGAAGGTTCAGATGCTCATTTATACGTTGGTAATGAGTATTACATCGTGGCCGGAAATAATCCTCTGGATTTCCATTACTGTTTTTGTAGGTTACCTGAGTCCGGTATGATGATCGAATGCGAAGTGTGCCATGAATGGTATCATGCCAAATGCATGAAAatgtcaaagaaaaagcttcgAGCTAATGAAAAGTTCGTCTGTCCTGTATGCGATTATCGTGTTGAAATACCTCGTCATTCCCATCGACCTCCATTGATAGAACTTCAGCAAATGGTTTCTGATATTCCTAGTCTTCCCTTTCGGCCCGCGGAAGTGGATTTGCTCAAACGGGTCGTTAACGAAGCCGTAACCTTTCGTGATCGCATACAAAACACAATCCAGGATCCCTCAaggctttcttttgaagatatCCCCATAATTCGGTTTTTCCTGAGGAAGTTAGAGGGCGTGGAAATATTGTATACAGAGGAAATAAATGTTTTCCGACAAAAATTGCATGAATTATTACCAATTGCACCTCTTCCTCCCCCATTTATTGGTGAGAGTCGTTCTAACAGAAAACCACGACCCACAAAGCGTCAGCGTGAAATTATGGACCAAGTTGAAAGTGGAAAACTAACTTCTGCGGAGGGTGCTGCTGCGATTGCAGCTACTCAAATACGCAATCAGACCAACTCCGTAACTAGGCTTCAAAATGTTCACACCTTGAGCACTACCTTATCGCCTTGGGCTATGAAAAGTTTAGCTGAAGCTGTCTTGAGTCCAGCACCTTTGCCAACAGCTGACACACTCGTTAATGAACCAAAGTTAACACATCCTCCAGATGCTATATCTCCTGATATCACAAAAATTACTGATTTTAATTTGATTGATAATACCGAAGCTCCGGTCACATCAACTTCTATAACTGATGATCAGGATTCTACTGCTGTTTGTTTGTGTAAGCAACCTTTTGCTATTTCAGATGGAATGGTACAATGTCACACTTGTTCCGAATGGTATCATTATGATTGTGTTGGTCTCTCTTCGGAAATAGTAAGTACTCTGTCAACTTATACATGCCCTGAATGCTGCAGCAAGCAGGGTAAATTATATCCATTCATTACTCGTCCTCGTTCTATACCCTCTTTATGGGCTTCCCAGACGTACCCCCCTAGTGTTCTTCAAGGAACAACTGAGAATTTTGCAACTTTGAACAAAGCATTTACTACTTCTGCAAATCTTTTCGATATGTTGACCCCTATGGATACAACGTCGTATAGCTCAAAGGTTGACTATTTTGTCGAGGATAAAAAGCCGGATCTCTTTACAGAAACTTACCTCAGCATGTAG